Proteins encoded by one window of Salmonirosea aquatica:
- a CDS encoding amino acid permease: MRDLVSLGIAAIIGAGIFSTIGLASFNGGPAVSLLFVFTAIACVFTALSYAQFASTVPVSGSAYTYAYVAFGELFAWIIGWALILEYGVSNMVVAISWSEYFVSMLAGFGITFPGYLSTNPATAAEGFARLQEVGAAALTVAEQRAALAYQSAPMIGDMRVIFNLPAGIITLLVTALVYIGIRESRTASNIMVVLKVGVVLLVISVGAFYVQPENWIPFAPNGPKGVLSGVAAVFFAFIGFDSISTTAEECKDPQRDMPKAMIYTLLICTVLYVLITLVLTGMVNYKELNVNDPLAFVFQRIDMNFMAGIISVSSVIAITSALLVYQLGQPRIWMTMSRDGLLWKRFSKIHPKYHTPSFATIITGLVVGIPALFFKMDFFVDLTSVGTFFAFILVCGGVLYLDYSGISAQSKFRVPYLNGKYLVGLGLIVAIVLLFIYGQEVLTEWRTASFGYIVEHKILTIIFWITWIILAGMSYKYNFSILPVMGILTNLYLMTELGSSNWLIFVIWLVIGLVIYFTYGYKKSKLAQ; this comes from the coding sequence GTGCGCGACCTGGTTTCGCTGGGTATTGCGGCCATCATCGGGGCCGGTATTTTCAGTACCATCGGCCTGGCTAGCTTCAACGGCGGCCCGGCAGTTTCGCTGCTTTTCGTGTTTACGGCCATTGCCTGCGTGTTTACGGCGCTGTCCTACGCGCAGTTTGCCAGTACAGTACCCGTGTCGGGCAGCGCCTATACGTATGCCTACGTAGCCTTTGGGGAGTTGTTTGCCTGGATCATCGGCTGGGCGCTCATATTAGAATACGGCGTTTCCAATATGGTGGTGGCTATTTCGTGGTCGGAGTACTTTGTGAGTATGCTGGCCGGGTTCGGCATCACGTTTCCAGGGTACCTCTCCACCAACCCGGCCACGGCGGCCGAAGGTTTTGCTCGGTTGCAGGAAGTAGGCGCCGCCGCCCTCACGGTAGCGGAGCAGAGAGCCGCTCTGGCCTACCAAAGTGCCCCGATGATCGGGGATATGCGCGTTATTTTCAATTTGCCCGCCGGCATCATCACGCTGCTGGTGACGGCGCTGGTATATATCGGTATTCGCGAATCGCGCACAGCCAGTAACATCATGGTGGTGCTGAAGGTGGGAGTGGTATTGTTGGTGATATCCGTGGGAGCTTTCTACGTGCAACCCGAAAACTGGATACCGTTTGCACCCAATGGCCCCAAAGGGGTGCTCAGCGGGGTAGCGGCCGTATTTTTTGCCTTCATCGGGTTCGATTCCATTTCCACTACGGCCGAGGAATGTAAAGACCCGCAGCGCGATATGCCCAAAGCAATGATTTATACCCTGCTGATTTGCACAGTACTGTACGTGTTGATTACGCTGGTGCTCACGGGCATGGTCAACTATAAAGAACTGAATGTTAACGATCCGCTGGCCTTTGTGTTTCAGCGTATCGACATGAACTTCATGGCCGGTATTATCTCGGTGAGCTCGGTCATAGCCATCACGAGCGCCCTGCTGGTGTACCAACTCGGTCAGCCCCGGATCTGGATGACCATGAGCCGCGACGGATTGTTGTGGAAGCGTTTTTCTAAAATTCACCCCAAGTACCACACGCCTTCCTTCGCCACCATCATTACGGGATTGGTCGTAGGGATTCCGGCTTTGTTTTTCAAGATGGATTTTTTCGTGGATCTCACCAGCGTGGGTACCTTCTTTGCCTTCATTCTGGTGTGCGGCGGGGTACTGTACCTCGATTATTCGGGGATTTCGGCGCAGTCGAAGTTCAGGGTACCCTACCTCAACGGCAAGTACCTGGTGGGGCTGGGGCTGATCGTGGCCATTGTACTGCTGTTCATCTATGGGCAAGAGGTACTTACCGAATGGCGCACGGCCTCATTCGGCTATATTGTTGAACACAAGATTCTAACCATCATATTCTGGATTACCTGGATCATTCTAGCAGGAATGAGCTACAAGTACAATTTTTCCATTCTGCCCGTCATGGGTATCCTGACTAACCTGTACCTGATGACCGAACTAGGCTCGTCCAACTGGCTGATTTTCGTGATCTGGCTGGTGATCGGTCTGGTTATTTATTTTACCTACGGGTATAAGAAAAGCAAACTGGCCCAGTAA
- a CDS encoding M43 family zinc metalloprotease: MKKALFAALLSMTLLAACTPLDKGVSDYQLDATYSLRLETPTSPEILIGDQVDLRSLVVVTDRAGQTVTVPENAYRFVINQQPDGATSFNATQVGTYTIEVKIGNRTSNAVSVTVLPYTRVRIPVVFHAVNSTLTQTQIDRLVKGMTDAYRNRWNPYSGAKDENAVDNFIEFYAAETNPTGLSLAVKGLDAVSSSRQTFTSRQAVDEAWNNYWNPNRFLNVWVYAIAKEESLSGFAYNLPVTRPLAGARVISASRTSPDLPYGIYLNQIDVSDTRSSTLAHEAGHVLGLNHVFDGNGDESKSCSTTDPDYCADTPYYDRALYMDNYRTLRQRRNACDGSSYVSTNIMDYYLGYENSFTRNQRDRIQHTLNYGLWLPSPNNESRTRQNAEDNYVKKPDDYQFVPPVICAKESF; the protein is encoded by the coding sequence ATGAAAAAAGCACTCTTTGCCGCGCTACTTAGTATGACCCTACTTGCGGCCTGTACACCACTGGACAAGGGTGTCAGCGACTACCAGCTCGACGCTACCTATTCGTTGCGTCTGGAAACACCGACTAGTCCGGAAATTCTGATTGGGGACCAGGTGGACCTGCGGAGCCTGGTAGTAGTGACTGACCGGGCCGGCCAGACGGTGACCGTGCCGGAAAATGCGTATCGATTTGTGATCAACCAGCAGCCGGATGGTGCAACGTCGTTCAATGCCACGCAGGTGGGTACCTATACGATTGAAGTCAAAATCGGCAACCGCACCAGCAACGCGGTGAGCGTGACGGTGCTGCCTTATACGCGCGTCAGAATTCCGGTGGTGTTCCATGCCGTCAATTCTACCCTTACACAGACCCAGATAGATCGGTTGGTCAAAGGGATGACGGATGCCTACCGCAACCGGTGGAATCCATACAGCGGGGCCAAAGATGAGAATGCGGTGGATAATTTCATCGAGTTTTACGCCGCCGAAACCAATCCTACCGGGCTGTCGCTTGCGGTCAAAGGACTCGATGCGGTGTCGTCGTCACGCCAGACTTTCACCTCCCGGCAGGCTGTCGACGAAGCCTGGAATAACTACTGGAATCCTAACCGTTTTCTGAATGTGTGGGTGTACGCGATTGCTAAGGAGGAGAGTCTGAGCGGATTTGCGTATAACCTACCCGTAACCCGTCCGTTGGCAGGTGCACGGGTGATATCGGCCAGCCGTACCTCCCCCGACCTACCTTACGGAATTTACCTCAACCAAATTGATGTAAGCGATACCCGTTCCAGTACCCTGGCACACGAAGCCGGACACGTGCTGGGGCTCAATCATGTCTTTGATGGCAATGGCGACGAGTCCAAGTCGTGCAGTACCACTGACCCGGATTACTGCGCCGATACGCCTTACTACGACCGGGCTTTGTACATGGACAATTACCGCACTCTACGGCAGCGGCGCAATGCCTGCGACGGCAGCAGCTACGTCAGTACCAATATCATGGATTACTACCTGGGTTACGAAAACTCCTTCACCCGCAACCAGCGCGACCGCATCCAGCATACGCTCAACTACGGTCTCTGGCTTCCTTCCCCCAATAATGAATCCCGCACCCGCCAGAATGCGGAGGACAACTATGTCAAAAAACCGGACGATTACCAGTTTGTACCGCCCGTCATCTGCGCCAAAGAAAGTTTTTAA
- the msrB gene encoding peptide-methionine (R)-S-oxide reductase MsrB, translated as MNWNDVIHYAKEGNPTPPKRVEKPEAEWKQQLSPEEYHVIRQKGTERAFTGEYCERHEPGLYACRACGTPLFDSTVKFESGTGWPSFSEPVEQDVIQYDLDTSYGMQRVEVMCNVCDGHLGHVFPDGPPPSGLRFCINSASIKKVEE; from the coding sequence ATGAATTGGAACGATGTAATACACTATGCCAAGGAGGGCAATCCCACGCCCCCGAAACGCGTGGAAAAGCCGGAAGCCGAGTGGAAACAGCAACTTTCACCCGAAGAGTACCATGTGATCCGGCAGAAGGGTACCGAGCGGGCTTTTACAGGCGAATACTGCGAACGCCATGAACCCGGCCTGTATGCCTGCCGGGCCTGTGGTACCCCTCTTTTCGACTCGACGGTGAAGTTCGAGTCAGGTACGGGCTGGCCGAGTTTTTCTGAACCCGTAGAGCAGGATGTCATTCAGTATGACCTGGACACCAGCTACGGCATGCAGCGCGTGGAAGTCATGTGCAATGTCTGCGACGGTCACCTGGGGCACGTATTCCCCGACGGACCACCGCCCTCAGGTCTGCGATTCTGCATCAACTCGGCCTCGATCAAGAAGGTGGAAGAGTAG
- a CDS encoding TonB-dependent receptor domain-containing protein, whose amino-acid sequence MRNNFCLAACLACLMGGVFPNAVAQQAAPGISKSMADRGDIIGKVVDATNDSPVGFATIALARPDSSVLNGVTADENGVFLLKNVQPGTYLVRITILGYDTRYLPNVSMPTEATTTDLGVIRLASSVQNLNEVVVRAEKTMVVSDIDKKIVNIGKDLLATSNNVSELLEKVPSVSLDENGNPMVRGKGSVVVLIDGKPSTLYGNDVATVLQSFPAELIERIEVMTTPSAKYEGEGASGVIDIITKKTKIVGTSGSLRGTLGTRNNNNGSAYLSYKTNKWAVRASGSVRNQIWYYRRTLDRQNFLGDTTTYYSQRETGSNGDMDLFGRVGINYDFTEKSSIGLTVNYSHNKDVDKSENTNQTLSDEGTLLEQFDRFSKGTTFNDNINVNLDYRKLFAKERQVFTISANYSNGVSDGESEFDQRSDFPNLVRRQRNLRDNNRHEAVLDADYTWPITPTSTLEVGAKTRMRRSHDDNAFYTFDQEQESFLFNESVSNVFGFEEYTHTGYTSFTQKSDLWGIRAGLRLTDATQKIDQISRDQAFSTHFFYLVPSFAVTRKLDEETQVKVNYSRRVQRPSSDALNPFTDISDPRNIRSGNPNLKPEYVHKAEVGYSHYVEQGGWGPALFVDYSNNAITRIRTIDAAGISYQRYDNVGRELSYGFETDFSKKIGEKLKLNASGRVFRSEVVSLVAHIDNRIWSYSGNLNAFLDLPLSLRASAYVTYDGPRAIAQGTRPGVFVANMGLRRDFFDRKATLSVSVQDLFLSRIYKSKLNTETYTQNSLWQRTNRFAGVTFHYRFGRIAATGGEEG is encoded by the coding sequence GTGAGAAATAATTTTTGCCTGGCCGCATGCCTGGCGTGTCTGATGGGTGGAGTGTTTCCCAACGCCGTGGCGCAACAAGCCGCGCCGGGGATTTCCAAAAGTATGGCCGACCGGGGAGACATCATTGGCAAAGTAGTGGATGCTACCAACGATAGCCCGGTGGGCTTTGCTACTATCGCTCTGGCGCGCCCTGATTCGTCGGTTTTGAATGGCGTTACGGCTGACGAAAATGGCGTGTTCCTGCTCAAGAATGTGCAGCCAGGTACCTACCTCGTGCGGATCACCATTTTGGGATACGATACACGTTACCTTCCCAATGTCAGCATGCCTACCGAAGCCACTACTACCGATTTAGGGGTGATTCGCCTGGCTTCTTCCGTGCAAAACCTCAACGAAGTCGTAGTCAGGGCTGAGAAAACCATGGTCGTTTCGGATATAGATAAGAAAATCGTCAACATCGGAAAAGACCTGCTGGCTACCAGCAACAATGTCAGCGAGTTGCTGGAAAAGGTACCCTCGGTATCGCTGGACGAAAACGGCAACCCTATGGTACGCGGGAAGGGCAGCGTGGTGGTGTTGATCGACGGCAAACCCTCGACGCTGTACGGCAACGACGTGGCCACAGTGCTCCAGTCCTTTCCCGCCGAACTCATCGAACGCATTGAAGTCATGACCACCCCCTCGGCCAAATACGAAGGTGAAGGCGCATCGGGCGTGATTGATATCATCACCAAAAAAACCAAAATTGTAGGTACCAGCGGCAGCTTGCGGGGTACCCTCGGTACCCGGAACAACAACAATGGCTCAGCGTACCTGAGTTATAAAACCAACAAATGGGCCGTGCGCGCTTCAGGCAGCGTCCGCAATCAGATCTGGTACTACCGCCGTACCCTGGACCGTCAGAATTTTCTGGGTGATACCACGACCTACTACTCACAGCGCGAAACGGGCAGCAACGGGGATATGGATCTTTTCGGGCGCGTAGGGATCAACTACGATTTTACCGAAAAAAGCAGTATTGGGCTCACGGTGAACTACTCACACAACAAGGACGTCGACAAATCGGAAAATACCAATCAGACGCTTTCGGATGAGGGTACCTTACTGGAACAATTCGACCGCTTCTCGAAGGGTACTACTTTCAACGATAACATCAACGTCAACCTGGATTATCGTAAACTTTTCGCAAAAGAACGACAGGTATTTACGATCTCGGCCAATTATTCGAATGGTGTTTCGGATGGCGAATCTGAGTTTGATCAGCGGAGCGACTTTCCTAATTTGGTACGTCGCCAGCGCAACCTGCGCGATAACAACCGCCACGAAGCGGTACTGGACGCGGACTATACCTGGCCTATTACCCCGACCTCTACGCTGGAAGTGGGCGCCAAAACCCGGATGCGCCGCAGCCACGACGATAACGCTTTCTATACGTTCGACCAGGAGCAGGAAAGTTTTCTGTTTAATGAAAGCGTGAGCAATGTCTTTGGCTTCGAAGAATATACCCACACGGGCTACACATCCTTTACCCAAAAGAGCGACCTCTGGGGCATTCGGGCCGGACTGCGCCTGACGGACGCCACGCAGAAAATCGACCAGATTAGCCGGGATCAGGCGTTTTCCACGCATTTCTTTTATCTGGTACCCTCCTTTGCCGTTACCCGCAAGCTGGATGAAGAAACGCAGGTCAAGGTCAATTACAGCCGTCGGGTACAACGTCCGAGCTCAGACGCACTTAACCCGTTTACCGATATTTCCGACCCGCGCAACATCCGCTCGGGCAATCCCAACCTCAAGCCCGAATACGTGCATAAGGCCGAGGTAGGCTATTCTCACTACGTAGAGCAGGGCGGCTGGGGCCCGGCGTTGTTCGTGGACTATTCCAACAACGCCATCACCCGCATCCGTACCATCGATGCGGCGGGTATCTCCTATCAGCGCTACGACAACGTGGGACGTGAACTATCCTACGGTTTCGAGACTGATTTTTCCAAAAAAATTGGTGAGAAACTGAAATTAAATGCCAGCGGACGGGTATTCCGTAGTGAAGTAGTGTCGCTGGTCGCCCATATCGATAACAGGATCTGGAGCTATTCCGGCAATCTTAATGCTTTTCTGGATTTGCCCCTGTCGCTTCGTGCGTCCGCCTACGTCACTTACGACGGCCCCCGCGCCATTGCCCAGGGTACCCGTCCTGGTGTTTTTGTGGCCAACATGGGTCTGCGGCGCGACTTTTTCGACCGCAAAGCCACGCTCTCGGTGAGTGTGCAGGACCTGTTCCTATCCCGAATTTATAAATCCAAACTTAATACGGAGACCTACACGCAGAACTCGCTATGGCAGCGTACCAATCGCTTCGCAGGCGTGACATTCCACTACCGTTTCGGCCGGATTGCAGCTACTGGCGGAGAAGAAGGCTAA
- a CDS encoding cystathionine beta-synthase, whose product MQYYNSIIDTIGNTPLVRLNRINKGVKGTLLVKVEYFNPGNSVKDRMAVRMVEDAERDGRLRPGGTIIEGTSGNTGMGLALAAIAKGYKCIFTMADKQSLEKIDILRAVGAEVVVCPTNVAPEDPRSYYSIARRLNQEIPNSFYPNQYDNPSNSVAHYETTGPEIWRQTEGEITHFAVGVGTGGTASGTSRYLKEQNSNIVTVGIDTYGSVFKKYKETGEFDEKEVFPYLTEGIGEDILPANVDFAMIDYFVKVTDKDAALMTRRLAREEGLFVGWSCGSAVHGALEYAREHLTDTDVMVIILPDHGTRYLGKIYNDTWMKDHGFLERTFATARDIVHRKNGQGTLLTVSTDSRVADAIRVLNREGISQIPVTDSKGEVVGSLTDSVILHRLIEEPEVRQLSVEEVMDKPFKFVALDSTVDTLSSLIDRENKALLVRDETNAVHIITQADLLAAMTV is encoded by the coding sequence ATGCAGTACTACAATTCCATCATAGACACCATCGGCAACACGCCCCTGGTTCGGCTCAACCGCATCAACAAAGGCGTGAAGGGTACCCTCCTGGTTAAGGTAGAGTATTTCAACCCCGGCAATTCCGTGAAGGACCGCATGGCGGTGCGTATGGTAGAAGACGCCGAACGCGACGGGCGCCTCCGCCCCGGGGGTACCATCATCGAGGGCACGAGTGGCAATACGGGCATGGGCCTGGCTCTGGCGGCTATTGCCAAAGGATACAAATGTATTTTTACGATGGCCGATAAGCAGTCCCTGGAAAAAATCGACATTCTGCGCGCCGTGGGGGCTGAGGTGGTGGTGTGCCCTACCAATGTAGCGCCTGAAGACCCGCGCAGCTACTACTCCATCGCCCGACGATTAAACCAGGAAATACCCAATTCGTTTTATCCTAACCAGTACGACAATCCATCCAATTCTGTGGCACACTACGAAACCACCGGACCGGAAATCTGGCGACAGACTGAGGGCGAAATTACGCATTTTGCCGTGGGGGTAGGTACAGGTGGTACCGCGAGCGGCACGAGCAGGTACCTTAAGGAACAGAATAGCAACATTGTGACCGTAGGCATTGATACCTATGGCTCGGTGTTCAAGAAGTACAAGGAAACGGGCGAATTTGACGAGAAAGAAGTGTTCCCCTACCTGACCGAAGGCATCGGTGAGGATATCCTGCCCGCCAATGTGGACTTTGCCATGATCGACTATTTTGTAAAAGTCACCGATAAGGATGCGGCCCTGATGACGCGGCGGCTGGCGCGGGAAGAAGGACTGTTTGTGGGGTGGAGCTGCGGCTCGGCGGTACATGGCGCGCTGGAATATGCCCGCGAGCACCTGACCGATACCGACGTAATGGTGATCATTCTGCCCGACCACGGTACCCGCTATCTTGGCAAGATCTACAACGACACCTGGATGAAAGACCACGGCTTCCTGGAAAGAACCTTCGCCACGGCCCGCGACATCGTACACCGGAAAAATGGACAGGGTACCCTACTGACCGTTTCTACAGATTCCAGGGTAGCCGATGCGATCCGGGTACTTAACCGGGAAGGCATTTCCCAGATCCCGGTAACAGACTCGAAAGGCGAGGTGGTCGGTAGCCTTACGGACTCAGTAATTTTGCATCGCCTGATCGAAGAACCGGAAGTACGCCAGCTAAGTGTAGAAGAAGTGATGGATAAACCCTTCAAATTCGTGGCCCTTGACAGTACCGTAGACACGCTTTCGTCCCTGATCGACCGCGAAAACAAAGCGCTGCTGGTGCGGGACGAAACCAACGCGGTACATATCATCACCCAGGCTGACCTGTTGGCAGCTATGACAGTGTAG